A single window of Microbispora hainanensis DNA harbors:
- a CDS encoding ribonucleoside-diphosphate reductase subunit alpha, which translates to MTITDPASASADPASEVRGGPWASAGNSGPSTGAVRRASAGPDGGPDGGPDGGWDAAQVWQAIEEAAAGVIADPENSRRAARLLSGLIAEEAAAEGVRTFSESVAAAHAAGLLGDAVAAFVAGEAEALDALIDPAADDRFEYFGLRTVYDRYLLRHPVTRRVLERPQHFLLRVACGLSATVAEAAELYGLMSTLAYLPSSPTLFNSGARRPQLSSCFLLDSPRDELESIYERYGQVARLSKYSGGIGIAWTRVRSRGSLIRGTNGLSNGIVPWLRTLDASVAAVNQGGRRKGAACVYLETWHADIEEFLELRDNTGEESRRTHNLNLANWVPDEFMRRVEADGTWSLFDPKEVPELTDLWGEAFDTRYRELEAAGCYVKQVPARALYARMMRTLAQTGNGWMTFKDASNRASNQTARPGNVIHLSNLCTEILEVTSDGETAVCNLGSVNLAAHLTPEGDAVDFGRLRATVRTAVRFLDRTIDLGFYPTPEAEAANRKWRPVGLGVMGLADVFFALRLPFDSPEALALSTRIAEEIALAAYGTSADLAAERGRHPAYGETRAADGVLHLDHYPCTPVHPEEWAALRARIAETGLRNSLLIAIAPTATIASIAGCYECVEPQVSNVFKRETLSGEFLQVNRYLVRDLQALGLWTRSMRDAIKLNDGSIQDIAAIPAELRTLYRTAWELPQKALIDLAAARQPYVDQSQSLNLFMAAPTIGKLSSMYAYAWRSGLKTTYYLRSRPATRIAQTTVPAVTPVDAVACSLENPEICEACQ; encoded by the coding sequence ATGACGATCACCGACCCGGCCTCCGCTTCCGCGGACCCCGCGTCAGAGGTACGCGGCGGGCCGTGGGCTTCGGCGGGGAACTCCGGACCCTCCACCGGTGCCGTACGGCGGGCATCGGCCGGCCCGGACGGCGGCCCGGACGGCGGCCCGGACGGCGGGTGGGACGCGGCGCAGGTCTGGCAGGCCATCGAGGAGGCGGCGGCCGGGGTCATCGCCGACCCGGAGAACTCGCGCCGGGCGGCCAGGCTGCTGAGCGGGCTGATCGCGGAGGAGGCGGCGGCCGAGGGGGTGCGCACGTTCTCCGAGTCGGTCGCCGCCGCCCACGCCGCCGGGCTGCTTGGCGACGCCGTCGCCGCCTTCGTGGCCGGTGAGGCCGAGGCGCTCGACGCGCTGATCGACCCGGCGGCCGACGACCGGTTCGAATACTTCGGGCTGCGCACGGTCTACGACCGCTACCTGCTGCGCCACCCGGTCACCCGGCGCGTGCTGGAGCGCCCGCAGCACTTCCTGCTGCGCGTCGCCTGCGGGCTGTCGGCCACGGTGGCGGAGGCGGCCGAGCTGTACGGCCTGATGTCCACGCTGGCCTATCTGCCCAGCTCGCCGACGCTGTTCAACTCGGGCGCGCGCCGGCCGCAGCTCTCGTCGTGCTTCCTGCTCGACTCCCCGAGGGACGAGCTGGAGAGCATCTACGAGCGGTACGGCCAGGTGGCCCGGCTGTCGAAGTATTCGGGCGGGATCGGCATCGCCTGGACGCGGGTGCGCTCGCGCGGCTCGCTGATCCGGGGCACCAACGGCCTGTCCAACGGCATCGTGCCGTGGCTGCGCACGCTCGACGCGTCGGTGGCGGCCGTCAATCAGGGCGGCAGGCGCAAGGGCGCGGCCTGCGTCTACCTGGAGACCTGGCACGCCGACATCGAGGAGTTCCTGGAGCTTCGCGACAACACGGGCGAGGAGTCGCGGCGCACGCACAACCTCAACCTGGCCAACTGGGTGCCCGACGAGTTCATGCGCCGGGTCGAGGCGGACGGCACGTGGTCGCTGTTCGACCCCAAGGAGGTCCCCGAGCTGACCGACCTGTGGGGTGAGGCGTTCGACACCCGTTATCGCGAGCTGGAGGCCGCCGGGTGCTACGTCAAGCAGGTGCCGGCCCGCGCCCTCTATGCCCGGATGATGCGCACGCTCGCCCAGACCGGCAACGGCTGGATGACGTTCAAGGACGCCTCCAACCGCGCCTCCAACCAGACCGCGCGGCCCGGCAACGTCATCCACCTGTCCAACCTGTGCACCGAGATCCTGGAGGTCACCAGCGACGGCGAGACCGCCGTGTGCAACCTCGGCTCGGTCAACCTCGCCGCGCACCTGACCCCGGAGGGCGACGCCGTCGACTTCGGCAGGCTCCGCGCCACCGTCCGCACCGCCGTACGGTTCCTGGACCGGACGATCGACCTCGGCTTCTATCCGACGCCCGAGGCGGAGGCGGCCAACCGCAAGTGGCGGCCGGTCGGCCTCGGCGTCATGGGCCTCGCCGACGTGTTCTTCGCGCTGCGCCTGCCGTTCGACTCGCCCGAGGCGCTCGCGCTGTCCACCCGCATCGCCGAGGAGATCGCGCTCGCGGCGTACGGCACCTCGGCCGACCTGGCCGCGGAGCGCGGGCGCCACCCGGCGTACGGGGAGACGCGGGCGGCGGACGGCGTGCTGCACCTCGACCACTATCCGTGCACCCCGGTCCACCCGGAGGAGTGGGCCGCGCTGCGGGCCAGGATCGCGGAGACCGGACTGCGCAACTCCCTGCTGATCGCGATCGCGCCGACGGCCACGATCGCCTCGATCGCGGGCTGCTACGAGTGCGTCGAGCCGCAGGTGTCCAACGTCTTCAAGCGGGAGACGCTGTCGGGGGAGTTCCTCCAGGTCAACCGTTATCTCGTGCGGGACCTCCAGGCCCTCGGCCTGTGGACGCGGTCGATGCGCGACGCGATCAAGCTCAACGACGGCTCGATCCAGGACATCGCCGCCATCCCGGCCGAGCTCAGGACGCTCTACCGCACCGCCTGGGAGCTGCCCCAGAAGGCGCTCATCGACCTGGCCGCCGCGCGGCAGCCGTACGTCGACCAGTCGCAGTCGCTCAACCTCTTCATGGCCGCCCCCACCATCGGCAAGCTCTCGTCGATGTACGCCTACGCCTGGCGGTCGGGCCTGAAGACCACCTACTACCTGCGCTCCCGCCCGGCGACGAGGATCGCCCAGACGACCGTCCCCGCGGTCACGCCGGTGGACGCCGTCGCCTGCTCCCTTGAGAACCCCGAGATCTGCGAGGCTTGCCAATGA
- a CDS encoding DUF5685 family protein → MFGILRPCARHSCPSVHAAWRAHLCGLCLTLRDRHGQPARMATNYDGLILSVLTEAQTRAQTRAQTRAQTGDLSQNRRTAGPCALRGFQRAEVVPSDDPGARLAAVVSLALASGKIRDHASDGDGIAARRVAGLPLRAMASAWASAARRGAESIGFDTAVLTEVSARQVLLESSPGRGLLDVTEPTETAVAAAFAHTAVLAGRPGNVESLREAGRFFGRIAHVIDAVEDLAEDRARGAYNPLDATGASPAEARRVCEEALHGLRLAVRDLELEERHLVEALLCDETRRAVDRAFGTRAHAACGTHRMAAGDASPTPPDAPPGGSPRGPGDRPGIALTALAGMGVFLTCGLYRPPWSEYRGAPWSERCWCGDCDCPDCSDCCDCADCCSSCSDCCSGDGCCCGDNCCCGDNCCCGDGCCCDCGA, encoded by the coding sequence GTGTTCGGGATCCTCCGGCCGTGTGCCCGCCACTCCTGCCCGTCCGTCCACGCGGCCTGGCGCGCGCACCTGTGCGGGCTCTGTCTGACGCTGCGCGACCGGCACGGGCAGCCGGCCCGGATGGCGACCAACTACGACGGCCTCATCCTGTCGGTCCTGACCGAAGCACAGACGCGGGCCCAGACACGGGCCCAGACACGGGCACAGACGGGGGACCTGTCGCAGAACCGGCGGACCGCCGGGCCCTGCGCGCTGCGCGGCTTCCAGCGGGCGGAGGTGGTGCCGTCGGACGACCCGGGCGCCCGCCTGGCGGCCGTGGTCTCGCTGGCCCTCGCCTCGGGCAAGATCCGCGACCACGCGTCCGACGGCGACGGGATCGCGGCCCGGCGCGTGGCCGGACTCCCCCTGCGCGCCATGGCCTCGGCCTGGGCCTCGGCCGCCCGGCGCGGCGCGGAGTCGATCGGCTTCGACACGGCCGTGCTGACCGAGGTCTCCGCCCGCCAGGTGCTGCTGGAGTCGTCCCCCGGGCGCGGCCTGCTCGACGTCACCGAGCCCACCGAGACCGCCGTGGCCGCGGCCTTCGCGCACACCGCCGTGCTCGCCGGCCGGCCGGGCAACGTGGAGAGCCTGCGTGAGGCCGGCCGTTTCTTCGGCCGGATCGCGCATGTGATCGACGCGGTCGAGGACCTCGCCGAGGACCGGGCCCGCGGGGCGTACAACCCGCTTGACGCGACCGGCGCCTCGCCCGCCGAGGCCCGGCGCGTGTGCGAGGAGGCGCTGCACGGGCTGCGCCTGGCCGTACGCGACCTCGAACTGGAGGAGCGGCACCTGGTCGAGGCGCTGCTGTGCGACGAGACCCGGCGTGCCGTCGACCGGGCGTTCGGGACGCGTGCCCACGCCGCCTGTGGCACACACCGCATGGCGGCCGGGGACGCCTCCCCCACGCCGCCCGACGCCCCGCCCGGCGGCTCCCCCAGGGGTCCCGGCGACCGCCCGGGGATCGCGCTGACCGCGTTGGCCGGGATGGGGGTCTTCCTGACCTGCGGGCTCTACCGCCCGCCGTGGAGCGAATATCGGGGTGCGCCGTGGAGCGAGCGCTGCTGGTGCGGCGATTGCGACTGCCCCGACTGCTCGGACTGCTGTGACTGCGCCGACTGCTGCTCGTCATGCTCCGACTGCTGCTCGGGCGACGGCTGCTGCTGCGGGGACAATTGCTGCTGCGGGGACAACTGCTGCTGTGGTGACGGCTGCTGCTGCGACTGCGGCGCCTGA
- a CDS encoding ribonucleotide-diphosphate reductase subunit beta, producing the protein MRTMLLDPGMDLTLRPMRYPGFYERYRAAIRNTWTVEEVDLASDLADLATLDEGERHLINRLVAFFATGDSIVANNLVLNLYQHVNAPEARLYLSRQLFEEAVHVQFYLTLLDTYLPDHDERAKAFAAVEHIPSIRDKAEFCFRWIDSISELNRLETREDRRAFLLNLICFAACIEGLFFYGAFAYVYWFRSRGLLGGLATGTNWVFRDESMHMEFAFEVVDTVRREEPDLFDDELAAQVTRMMEEAVAAELAFARDLCGDGHGVMSADNMRRYLEYVADRRLARLGLPVRYGTDNPFPFMEFQDVQELANFFERRVSAYQVAVEGDVSFDEAF; encoded by the coding sequence ATGAGAACGATGCTGCTCGACCCCGGCATGGACCTGACCCTGCGCCCGATGCGCTACCCCGGGTTCTACGAGAGGTATCGCGCGGCGATCAGGAACACCTGGACGGTCGAGGAGGTCGATCTCGCCTCCGACCTCGCCGACCTCGCGACCCTCGACGAGGGGGAGCGCCACCTGATCAACCGGCTCGTGGCGTTCTTCGCGACCGGCGACTCGATCGTGGCCAACAACCTGGTGCTGAACCTCTATCAGCACGTCAACGCCCCCGAGGCGCGGCTGTACCTGAGCAGGCAGCTGTTCGAGGAGGCGGTGCACGTCCAGTTCTACCTGACCCTGCTCGACACCTACCTGCCCGATCACGACGAGCGGGCCAAGGCGTTCGCCGCCGTCGAGCACATCCCGTCGATCCGCGACAAGGCCGAGTTCTGCTTCCGCTGGATCGACTCGATCAGCGAGCTGAACCGGCTGGAGACCCGGGAGGACCGGCGGGCCTTCCTGCTCAACCTGATCTGCTTCGCCGCCTGCATCGAGGGACTGTTCTTCTACGGCGCCTTCGCGTACGTCTACTGGTTCCGCTCGCGGGGGCTGCTCGGCGGTCTCGCGACCGGCACCAACTGGGTGTTCCGCGACGAGTCGATGCACATGGAGTTCGCCTTCGAGGTGGTGGACACCGTACGCCGCGAGGAGCCGGACCTGTTCGACGACGAGCTGGCGGCCCAGGTGACGCGGATGATGGAGGAGGCGGTCGCCGCCGAGCTCGCCTTCGCCCGCGACCTGTGCGGCGACGGGCACGGCGTCATGAGCGCGGACAACATGCGGCGTTACCTGGAGTATGTCGCCGACCGCAGGCTCGCCCGGCTCGGCCTGCCCGTGCGGTACGGCACGGATAACCCCTTCCCGTTCATGGAGTTCCAGGACGTGCAGGAGCTGGCGAACTTCTTCGAGCGCCGTGTCTCGGCCTACCAGGTGGCCGTCGAGGGCGACGTCAGCTTCGACGAGGCCTTCTGA
- a CDS encoding enoyl-CoA hydratase/isomerase family protein has product MEVTDGFDLTLDEHVATLTFDRPAKRNAVTAAMWRALPGILADLAADAKVRVLVLTGAGGTFCSGADISEIHELGDNEDDTGLTVVAEHALMTFPKPVIAMIEGYCVGGGCQLALACDLRVAADGARFGVTPAKLGIVYPLSSTRRLAEIAGPATAKLLLFSAELIGADHALRTGLVDEVCRPEDLRERVYGLAATMAGRSRLTLAAAKQIIDGRAGEAEVRAWQREARESGEMAEGVRAYREGRSPGFSWDAK; this is encoded by the coding sequence ATGGAAGTTACCGACGGGTTCGACCTGACCCTCGACGAGCACGTCGCCACCCTCACCTTCGACCGGCCCGCCAAGCGCAACGCCGTGACGGCCGCCATGTGGCGGGCGCTGCCGGGCATCCTCGCGGACCTCGCCGCCGACGCGAAGGTACGCGTCCTCGTCCTCACCGGAGCGGGCGGAACTTTCTGTTCCGGTGCCGATATTTCGGAAATTCATGAGCTTGGCGATAACGAGGATGACACCGGTCTCACCGTTGTCGCAGAGCACGCGCTCATGACCTTTCCGAAACCCGTGATCGCGATGATCGAGGGATACTGCGTCGGCGGCGGATGCCAGCTCGCGCTCGCCTGTGATCTGCGCGTCGCGGCGGACGGGGCCCGCTTCGGCGTCACTCCGGCCAAGCTCGGGATCGTCTATCCGCTCAGCTCCACGCGGCGGCTCGCGGAGATCGCCGGACCCGCCACGGCGAAGCTCCTGCTCTTCTCGGCGGAGCTCATCGGCGCAGATCACGCCTTGCGCACCGGCCTCGTCGACGAGGTCTGCCGTCCGGAGGACCTCCGCGAGCGCGTGTACGGCCTGGCGGCCACGATGGCCGGCCGGTCCCGGCTGACGCTGGCGGCGGCCAAGCAGATCATCGACGGCCGGGCCGGGGAGGCCGAGGTGCGCGCCTGGCAGCGGGAGGCCCGGGAGAGTGGCGAAATGGCCGAAGGTGTCCGGGCATATCGGGAGGGGCGTTCCCCTGGATTCTCTTGGGATGCAAAATAG
- a CDS encoding non-ribosomal peptide synthetase/MFS transporter codes for MSVADLSDAKRELLRRRLRARSARDSIPRRPEGVEPPMSPAQEPLWFMEQFTPGTTTYTLVLAVRLPEPLDEDRLAHALAALPARHEGLRQRFTATEEGAPAVHVVDTAEVPLNRTTAATDEEAIALIGAETAIPLDLAEGPLLKCVVVSKAEDEHIVALLVHHIVADGQSLHLLMRDLLALWHGEEPPAPAVRFGDVAVWQRARSVDRELDYWRGELAGLPRLELLTDRPRPALQTLDGATHVRLLPPDLMDGVAALSRDHGASTFMTLLAAYQVLLSRLTGQDDFAVGVPVAGRSRPEFENVVGMFVNMLAIRARLDGEPTFAELLARTRSTVLAALDHEELPFAQLVEALGVPRDTSRPPLIDTICSMNEFSPGDGIEVLPLAPVSARHDVELYAAPTGDGGLNCAFTYRPELFREDTIARMAGHLEDLLRAIVRDPHVPIGRLPLTGDDALIAGWNATGADYPDTATLHGLIEEQVARTPEAVAVTFAGRSWTYRQLDERANRIAHRLTGLGVRPGGLVAVCAERSLDLVAALLGVLKTGAAYVPLDPGYPADRLAFMLADSGAPVVLTQQDLAERLATGGAVILPLDLDAVWDGLPATPPEARGEPGTAAYMIYTSGSTGRPKGVPNSHRGIVNRLDWMQKRFRLTDADVVLQKTPAGFDVSVWEFFWPLLTGARLVLAEPGGHRDPAYLRDLINAERVTVLHFVPSMLGAFLAEEGVETCTSPRVIVCSGEELPVDLAERCLRTLPAELHNLYGPTEAAIDVSAWQCTLPALAGRARVPIGSPIQNITLHVLDRHGEPVPVGVPGELYIGGVGVALGYHARPELTAERFAGGRYRTGDAARRLPDGTIEFLGRLDGQVKLRGLRIELGEIEAVLREKAGVRDAAVIVREDVPGDPRLVAYLVGDDVPEPAQVRAAIRGTLPEYMLPSMFVVLDALPLTPNGKLDRAALPVPQAQADVPYAEPETETERAVAAVWADVLAAERVGADDDFFDLGGHSLLAVQVVAKLRRALPAGSAQVGLVDIFTYRTVRELAAYAGSGEDRPRPLLQRLTPARTASVTYVCVPYGSGSAVVYQPLADALPADQALYALAIPGHDVGLDEEPMEFGELAARATEEILAIEGPLVIYGHCGVGAALAVELATRVEAAGREVDAVYAGAIFPFARPRGLMRALSRIGEFDRLRSSQTDINRLKARGVDLEELDPGVADRIIRTMRHDSKAAEKYFTGLFDAPDRPRLRAPIISVVGERDPATDFYTERYREWGFLTDVTALVVLDEGGHYFLRYRAEELAAALRTHTHMEVSDRSANPSWWVHAVSRGSDAPGPDAPKVRPGMGRFLTISAGQQLSMIGSALTGWALPLTVLMDSGSIGQFSTLAVLNLAGLLISPLAGAIVDRADRRRVMLWADCASAGIQAVLAALLLFGDIRIWQIYLLIVALSVAASFQRLAYQSAVPQLVPKHYLGHAIGVTQMTNGVAQLVVPLVAAGLLAWIGLGGIVAIDVASYAFAIVTVLLVRFPDTLPWRPREPLSTEIAKGFTYTWHDRGLRSTLVFFAVLNVFLSPLLLLVSPLVLSFATLRDVSVISLVSGLGVLLGGLTMSLWGGPRRGRFRGVLAFAVAIAAGAVVTGLAPSLVVVGAGAFALSYFLTLMNGIYVTIVQIKVPARFHGRVFALNTLVAWSTLPIGIGLVAPLGTALFDPLLAPGGALASTVGAVIGVGPGRGIAFLYLVCALGMILVAAGALRVRRLARLDTEMPDAPPDDLVGVEAIRSRAASN; via the coding sequence ATGTCTGTGGCTGACCTGTCAGACGCCAAGCGAGAACTGCTCCGACGCAGACTGCGGGCCCGCTCCGCACGCGACTCCATTCCCCGGCGCCCGGAGGGCGTCGAACCCCCGATGTCCCCGGCCCAGGAACCGCTGTGGTTCATGGAGCAGTTCACGCCGGGCACCACCACCTACACCCTGGTGCTCGCCGTACGGCTGCCTGAGCCGCTGGACGAGGACCGGCTGGCCCACGCACTGGCCGCGCTGCCGGCCCGGCACGAGGGCCTGCGCCAGCGGTTCACGGCGACCGAGGAGGGCGCGCCCGCCGTCCACGTCGTGGACACGGCGGAGGTGCCGCTGAACCGCACCACGGCGGCCACCGACGAGGAGGCGATCGCGCTCATCGGCGCCGAGACCGCCATCCCGCTCGACCTCGCCGAGGGCCCGCTGCTCAAGTGCGTCGTCGTCAGCAAGGCCGAGGACGAGCACATCGTCGCCCTGCTCGTGCACCACATCGTGGCCGACGGCCAGTCGCTGCACCTGCTCATGCGCGACCTGCTCGCGCTCTGGCACGGCGAGGAGCCGCCCGCGCCCGCCGTACGCTTCGGCGACGTCGCCGTGTGGCAGCGTGCGCGGTCCGTGGACCGCGAGCTGGACTACTGGCGCGGGGAGCTGGCCGGGCTGCCGCGCCTCGAACTCCTCACGGACCGGCCCCGCCCGGCGCTGCAGACACTCGACGGCGCGACCCACGTGCGCCTCCTCCCGCCTGATCTGATGGACGGCGTCGCCGCGCTGAGCCGCGACCACGGCGCGAGCACGTTCATGACCCTGCTGGCCGCCTACCAGGTCCTGCTCTCCCGGCTGACCGGCCAGGACGACTTCGCGGTCGGCGTGCCGGTGGCCGGGCGGAGCAGACCGGAGTTCGAGAACGTTGTGGGCATGTTCGTCAACATGCTGGCGATACGGGCCCGGCTGGACGGCGAGCCGACGTTCGCCGAGCTGCTGGCCCGCACCAGGAGCACGGTCCTCGCCGCGCTCGATCACGAGGAGCTGCCCTTCGCCCAGCTCGTCGAGGCCCTCGGCGTGCCCCGGGACACCAGCAGGCCGCCCCTGATCGACACGATCTGCTCGATGAACGAGTTCTCCCCGGGCGACGGCATCGAGGTCCTCCCGCTGGCCCCCGTGTCGGCCAGGCACGACGTGGAGCTGTACGCCGCGCCCACCGGAGACGGGGGCCTGAACTGCGCGTTCACCTACCGGCCCGAGCTGTTCCGCGAGGACACGATCGCCCGGATGGCCGGGCACCTCGAAGACCTGCTGCGCGCGATCGTGCGCGACCCGCACGTCCCGATCGGCCGGCTGCCGCTGACGGGCGACGACGCGCTGATCGCCGGCTGGAACGCGACCGGCGCGGACTACCCGGACACGGCCACCCTGCACGGCCTGATCGAGGAGCAGGTCGCCCGCACCCCCGAGGCCGTCGCGGTGACCTTCGCCGGGCGGTCGTGGACCTACCGGCAGCTCGACGAGCGCGCCAACCGGATCGCGCACCGCCTCACGGGGCTCGGCGTGCGGCCGGGCGGCCTGGTCGCGGTCTGCGCCGAACGCTCGCTCGACCTGGTCGCCGCCCTGCTCGGCGTGCTCAAGACCGGCGCGGCGTACGTGCCGCTCGACCCCGGCTATCCCGCCGACCGGCTGGCGTTCATGCTGGCGGACTCGGGCGCGCCCGTCGTGCTGACCCAGCAGGACCTGGCCGAACGGCTGGCCACCGGCGGCGCCGTCATCCTGCCGCTCGACCTGGACGCCGTATGGGACGGGCTGCCGGCGACCCCGCCCGAGGCGAGGGGCGAGCCCGGCACGGCCGCGTACATGATCTACACCTCCGGGTCCACCGGCCGGCCGAAGGGCGTGCCCAACAGCCACCGCGGCATCGTCAACCGGCTCGACTGGATGCAGAAACGGTTCCGGCTCACCGACGCCGACGTGGTGCTGCAGAAGACCCCGGCCGGGTTCGACGTCTCGGTGTGGGAGTTCTTCTGGCCGCTGCTCACCGGCGCGCGGCTCGTGCTGGCCGAGCCCGGAGGCCACCGCGACCCGGCCTACCTGCGTGATCTGATCAATGCCGAGCGGGTGACCGTCCTGCACTTCGTGCCGTCCATGCTCGGCGCGTTCCTCGCCGAGGAGGGCGTGGAGACCTGCACCTCGCCGCGCGTCATCGTGTGCAGCGGGGAGGAGCTGCCCGTCGACCTGGCCGAGCGCTGCCTGCGCACGCTCCCGGCCGAGCTGCACAACCTGTACGGCCCCACGGAGGCGGCCATCGACGTCTCCGCCTGGCAGTGCACACTGCCCGCGCTGGCGGGCCGGGCGCGGGTGCCGATCGGCTCGCCCATCCAGAACATCACGCTGCACGTGCTCGACCGCCACGGCGAGCCCGTGCCCGTGGGGGTGCCCGGCGAGCTGTACATCGGCGGCGTGGGCGTCGCGCTCGGCTACCACGCCCGCCCGGAGCTGACCGCCGAGCGCTTCGCCGGAGGCCGCTACCGCACCGGCGACGCGGCCCGCCGGCTGCCGGACGGCACGATCGAGTTCCTGGGCCGCCTCGACGGCCAGGTCAAGCTGCGCGGCCTGCGCATCGAGCTCGGCGAGATCGAGGCCGTGCTCCGCGAGAAGGCCGGGGTGCGGGACGCCGCGGTGATCGTGCGCGAGGACGTGCCCGGCGACCCCCGGCTGGTCGCCTACCTCGTGGGCGACGACGTGCCCGAGCCGGCCCAGGTGCGCGCGGCGATCAGGGGCACGCTGCCGGAATACATGCTGCCGTCGATGTTCGTCGTGCTCGACGCCCTTCCGCTCACGCCGAACGGCAAGCTCGACCGGGCCGCCCTGCCCGTCCCGCAGGCGCAGGCCGACGTGCCGTACGCCGAGCCGGAGACCGAGACCGAGCGGGCCGTCGCGGCAGTCTGGGCCGACGTGCTGGCGGCCGAGCGGGTCGGGGCCGACGACGACTTCTTCGATCTCGGCGGCCACTCGCTGCTCGCCGTCCAGGTCGTCGCGAAGCTCCGCAGGGCCCTGCCCGCCGGGTCGGCGCAGGTCGGGCTGGTGGACATCTTCACCTACCGGACCGTGCGCGAGCTGGCGGCCTACGCCGGATCCGGCGAGGACCGCCCGCGCCCGCTGCTCCAGCGGCTCACCCCGGCGCGTACGGCGAGCGTCACCTACGTGTGCGTGCCGTACGGGTCGGGCAGCGCCGTGGTCTACCAGCCGCTGGCCGACGCCCTGCCGGCGGACCAGGCGCTGTACGCGCTCGCGATCCCGGGCCACGACGTGGGCCTGGACGAGGAGCCGATGGAGTTCGGCGAGCTGGCCGCCCGCGCCACCGAGGAGATCCTCGCCATCGAGGGTCCTCTGGTGATCTACGGCCACTGCGGGGTCGGCGCCGCGCTCGCGGTCGAGCTGGCCACCCGGGTCGAGGCGGCGGGCCGTGAGGTGGACGCCGTCTACGCCGGGGCGATCTTCCCGTTCGCCCGGCCGCGCGGGCTCATGCGGGCGCTGTCGAGAATCGGGGAGTTCGACCGCCTCCGCAGCAGCCAGACCGACATCAACCGCCTCAAGGCCCGCGGCGTGGACCTGGAGGAGCTCGATCCGGGCGTGGCCGACCGCATCATCCGCACGATGCGCCACGACTCGAAGGCCGCGGAGAAATACTTCACCGGGCTGTTCGACGCGCCGGACCGGCCACGGTTACGCGCGCCGATCATCTCGGTGGTCGGCGAGCGCGACCCCGCCACCGACTTCTACACCGAGCGCTACCGCGAGTGGGGCTTCCTCACCGACGTCACCGCGCTGGTCGTCCTGGACGAGGGCGGCCACTACTTCCTGCGCTACCGCGCGGAGGAACTGGCCGCCGCCCTGCGCACCCACACCCACATGGAGGTCTCCGACCGCTCGGCCAACCCCTCGTGGTGGGTGCACGCGGTCTCACGCGGCTCCGACGCGCCCGGCCCGGACGCACCCAAGGTACGGCCCGGCATGGGCCGCTTCCTCACGATCTCCGCCGGGCAGCAGCTCTCGATGATCGGCTCGGCGCTCACCGGGTGGGCCCTGCCGCTGACCGTCCTCATGGACTCCGGTTCGATCGGGCAGTTCTCCACGCTGGCCGTGCTCAACCTGGCCGGGCTGCTGATCTCACCGCTGGCCGGGGCGATCGTCGACCGGGCCGACCGGCGGCGCGTGATGCTGTGGGCCGACTGCGCCTCGGCCGGAATCCAGGCCGTGCTGGCCGCGCTGCTCCTCTTCGGCGACATCCGGATCTGGCAGATCTACCTGCTGATCGTCGCTCTATCGGTGGCGGCGAGCTTCCAGCGGCTGGCCTACCAGTCGGCGGTGCCGCAGCTCGTCCCCAAGCACTACCTCGGCCACGCCATCGGCGTCACCCAGATGACCAACGGCGTCGCGCAGCTCGTCGTCCCCCTCGTCGCGGCCGGGCTGCTGGCCTGGATCGGGCTCGGCGGCATCGTGGCGATCGACGTGGCGAGCTACGCGTTCGCCATCGTCACGGTGCTGCTGGTCCGCTTCCCCGACACGCTGCCCTGGCGGCCGCGCGAGCCGCTGAGCACGGAGATCGCCAAGGGCTTCACGTACACGTGGCACGACCGGGGCCTGCGCTCGACGCTGGTGTTCTTCGCCGTGCTCAACGTGTTCCTGTCGCCGCTGCTCCTGCTGGTCTCGCCGCTGGTGCTGTCCTTCGCCACGCTGAGGGACGTCAGCGTGATCTCGCTGGTGTCGGGGCTCGGCGTGCTGCTCGGCGGGCTGACCATGTCGCTGTGGGGCGGCCCGCGCCGCGGGCGGTTCCGCGGTGTGCTGGCCTTCGCCGTGGCCATCGCGGCGGGCGCCGTCGTCACCGGCCTCGCCCCATCGCTCGTCGTGGTCGGCGCGGGGGCGTTCGCGCTGTCCTACTTCCTCACGCTGATGAACGGCATCTACGTCACGATCGTGCAGATCAAGGTGCCCGCGCGGTTCCACGGGCGGGTCTTCGCGCTCAACACGCTGGTCGCCTGGTCGACGCTGCCCATCGGCATCGGCCTGGTCGCGCCGCTCGGCACCGCGCTGTTCGACCCGCTGCTGGCCCCGGGAGGGGCGCTCGCCTCGACCGTGGGCGCCGTGATCGGGGTGGGCCCCGGCCGTGGGATCGCCTTCCTCTATCTGGTGTGCGCGCTGGGCATGATCCTCGTGGCGGCGGGCGCCCTGCGGGTGAGGCGGCTGGCCCGCCTCGACACCGAGATGCCGGACGCGCCGCCCGACGACCTCGTCGGTGTCGAGGCCATCCGGAGCCGCGCCGCCTCGAACTAG